A part of uncultured Treponema sp. genomic DNA contains:
- the tmk gene encoding dTMP kinase translates to MVLENFIVFEGIDGAGTTTQLEILKSKAPDFLFTAEPTSSETGKFLRKMLKGEIQVTNETAAYIFAADRNEHINGNYIIEENKLITGIKSACGKGKIVVSDRYLFSSLAYQSIDCSPEIPRTLNKFFPLPRLLFFFDIDPEISLKRISSRGQREIYEKIDFLKKTKEEYAKVLAEYNGTEIGKGMKIVRIDATLDKEKISQQIEKEINSIYKIF, encoded by the coding sequence ATGGTCTTAGAAAATTTTATTGTATTCGAAGGAATTGACGGAGCAGGAACAACAACTCAACTTGAAATTTTAAAATCAAAAGCACCGGATTTTTTATTTACAGCAGAACCAACATCTTCAGAAACTGGAAAATTTCTTCGGAAAATGCTCAAGGGTGAAATTCAAGTTACAAACGAAACAGCCGCCTATATTTTTGCCGCAGATAGAAATGAACATATAAATGGAAACTATATAATAGAAGAAAACAAACTAATTACAGGAATAAAATCCGCCTGCGGAAAAGGAAAAATCGTTGTGAGCGACCGCTATCTATTTTCAAGCCTAGCATACCAAAGCATAGATTGCTCGCCAGAAATTCCACGGACACTGAATAAATTTTTTCCATTGCCGCGCCTTCTATTCTTTTTTGACATCGACCCAGAAATTTCACTAAAAAGAATTTCATCAAGAGGACAAAGAGAAATTTATGAAAAAATAGATTTCCTAAAAAAGACAAAAGAAGAATACGCAAAAGTTCTTGCGGAATACAACGGAACAGAAATCGGCAAAGGAATGAAAATAGTCCGCATAGACGCAACACTTGACAAGGAAAAAATCAGCCAGCAAATTGAAAAAGAAATAAATTCAATTTACAAAATATTCTAA